The Vicia villosa cultivar HV-30 ecotype Madison, WI linkage group LG1, Vvil1.0, whole genome shotgun sequence genome includes a region encoding these proteins:
- the LOC131644760 gene encoding 18 kDa seed maturation protein-like, with product MQATKKAVETIKETAANIGASAKSGLEKTKATVQEKGEIMSASDPVQKEMATEKKEERINQAEMQKREAREYNAAVKMCHVTEGYTGPTIETAAGYSIIGDYGSGQPMATDNVSTIPGIGLGLGADVMGSHPIETNTGMDTTTAEARVVHVDGSVPGSGPTHY from the exons ATGCAGGCAACAAAGAAAGCAGTTGAGACCATTAAGGAAACCGCCGCCAACATTGGTGCTTCTGCCAAGTCTGGCTTAGAGAAGACCAAAGCCACAGTCCAGGAAAAg GGTGAGATTATGAGTGCAAGTGATCCCGTGCAGAAGGAAATGGCAACAGAGAAAAAAGAGGAGAGGATCAACCAAGCGGAAATGCAGAAACGGGAAGCACGTGAGTATAATGCTGCGGTCAAAATGTGTCACGTGACTGAGGGCTATACTGGACCCACCATTGAGACTGCTGCTGGATACTCCATCATTGGTGACTATGGATCTGGACAACCAATGGCTACTGATAACGTGTCGACAATTCCTGGTATTGGGCTTGGGCTTGGAGCAGATGTGATGGGCTCACACCCGATTGAGACCAACACAGGAATGGATACTACTACTGCTGAGGCCCGTGTTGTCCACGTGGATGGAAGTGTTCCAGGGAGTGGGCCTACTCATTATTAG